The nucleotide window aggcaAAATTTGATCCTTCCTGGCCTTCCTTATGCTTGAAAATGTGAAGGATGAGAAGTTTACACCAAATATCAGATTCACCCTTTGTAACAATAACTTCCAGACTCTCTGGTTGCATCCATATGGCAAGATCCACAACCAATTTTGTAGACAACAACGGCACGGGGAAAGAACAGAGAGTTACACCATGGCTTGCAATTCTGATACGAgcaaaatttcaaacttcagcTATACGAATATGGCTTCAAATCTTGCACATGGGTGACTTTCGATGTAATTCTTGAACTCAGTATCCCCGTTGAATCTGAAGGAATATAATGCCTGTCTCTGTGTCAAGCCAACAGGATATACTTTGTGAAGTTTGAGTTCATCTCCACCACGAAGTACTTGAGGTCTTTCCTCCTTCCAAACTGGAACATGTTTAACAGACTTGAACTTTGCAAGCACAGCAGATTCAAAGGCCTGCAATGATAAATCATTTGACCTGCGCAGATACAGAAATTATGATCATTCAAAGTTAACATCAACGAGATAAGGCAAAAACAGAAGGAAAAAGTACAGGACATAAATCGCTAGATATAGTGGGTGCAAGACTTCCATATAATAACTAAGAATTTCAGTgcaaatttaaatgaaaagggTTCCAAGTTCCTTTCTCTTAGTTGCTCGACTACCAACAATTTTCAGGAACTTCCTGTTTCAGCCTATGAATCAATTAGAATTGCTGATGCAGAGGTTGAAATCGTCTCTATGTATTTCACATGAATTCTCGGTAAACACTCATTAAGCCACGCAGCTTATTGGTAGGTTAATATGCAATATGATCATGAAAATCAAAAGTGAACATCTCTGCTCTTATCTTTGCCTAAACATCGAGACAAACAGAGAGTATAAGGGGCCAACATCGGCTGCAGACCGTTTAGACATGATTtagtaatttgaagttggacaTGCAATATGACTTTCCTAAGTTgtattttttctcataaacatgaaaaccccacaatttataaaaattatcaaaacttaCCCAATTCTTATACAACCTTACCAAATTAGCAAAACCATAGTTCATAACAAAGTACCATACACTACCAAAAGACCTTTCtaaaaaatacaacatttatTGATCGAACTTTAgttcaataaaaaaagaaaattgaacatGAGTGTAGTGTAACtactctttaatataatcctcccacatggTACAAACTCTTCACGTCGAGCAcacatttaataaaaatatggtTGTGAATATAAATACGGTAAGGTTGGATTTATATCTACCAACTtatgaatcttttttttatacaatataAAGTTATGAgtcaaattttacatttaaaattttttgaaatcgcaacttgaaatttgaaatcctactttttggagaatttgagatttaaaattgaagttgaagtttGTGCAGATTTCATAAAGAAATGCTGGTTTCAAATAAAAACTTCAAATTGGGCCCCCAAATCCTATGGTCAAACACCAACTAGGTTCCACTTTTAGCTCTTCAACATGAAAATAATCACATAACTTGGtgaaagaaaaaagggaaagagagaAGTAAATGATACTCTTTTCAGGTGCATCCTGGACAACGGAAGCAAGGACAAAGAAAGAGTCCACCATTCCCAGAGATCAAAGAAAAGCATGGGAGATTTCAGAAAATAGAAATCTGAAATATTATTCTGTCAGGTGTAGTTCTGGAgaatatttgtcaaaaattgtCATTGATTGAGTGGTTGAGTGAGAAACAACAGAAAATGAAGCTAAAAGAAATACTTAATGGATAAAAGCAGTGGAACTGATGGGAAAAAGTAGACACGTGTCTGCTCTAACATATTCAGAGAATATGGTTAAATATCTTTTTTGATAGTTAAAGAAAATATGCTTAGATATTCATGGGTTAGAATGAAGTCAATGGAGATTGAAAATACCTTAGGAAAATGGAATCCATCTCAAACCTCCCCCTTTCACGTACATATACATGATAGACAGTTTCAGTCCCTCTGGTACATTTGCAGGGACGCTTCATAAATTTTGGACTCCGCTCTTCTTTCTCCCGGATTCTAGTTGCCAAGAAGATGCACAAACGACAAGATGAATGAACTGCTGCCATATCAACCAGAGCTTTGAAGGCATCAGATGGACCCTCAAACTTCCACCTGAATGACGAAAGAAAATCATTCTGTTAGATGCCccattaaaattaagaagcatTTAGTAAAACTCAAAAGGGAAGAAGTGTTTTTATAACTATAGATaaacagagagagagagagccaTTGTGTTGTCATCCCAAACTATTTATCCAGCTCAGATTAAAAGGCAGTATCTAGATATAAGTTGGTCAAAAACTGGAAATACCAGAAGTGAAAACAATTTAGTAAAATGGGTCAGTATTACTTTCTTAGTAATTTTATGTTGAGAAGGTAGCAGATGACTTAGAAAAAAGTCTATACACATTAGAAAAGTGGATAAATTTTGGGATAATCCAAAAAGGAGAGGCAGATAATCAAATTTGTGATTGAGGGAATTCAAACAAGTAAGAAGAGCACCATCCCATTATCAAGTGAACGACTggagccaaaaaaaaaaagaacaattttcaTTGATGCATACCTTAATGACTCATTATATGCAACAGGGTTTTCAGCAAGGTACTTCATAGTCTTGGCAACTGATACAGCGTCTTTTAGATCTTTAATGTGCAAGACTGAAGTAGGAGAAGGAGCAAAGTCTTGGATGTTTGGAGCACCAACCACCACTGGGATTGATCCTACAAGTTTTATAGTCTTACTTTTGTCAGCAGTAAAGAGTTGAAAACCTTACGATCTCACCTGAACTGataagattttcaaaatctcAAACATGGGAAAAACCTTGAACAAAAATAGTCTTAGAACATATATATAATCGGCATCGAGCCCCTATATGTTTACCCTAGTTATGGATGAGGTAACTAACAAAATACAATATGAGGTTCTATAGTGTGTGTTATTTGCTGATGATATTGTGTTAATTGACAACATCGGTGATGGTGTCAACCAAAAGCTTGAATTGTGGAGAAGCACTTCATAGGATAAGTAGAAGTAAGATTGAACATATGCACTGCAAGTTTAGTCAACATGAAGAGCAAAGTTAAGGTGAGTCAGATAGGATTTGGGTGCCTAAATGCAATTCCAAGAGAATGGAACAATAGATGAAGATGGTTAATCTTAGAATCAAAACCAGATGGTTGAAATGGAGACGTTCTACATGTAGTGAATATTGGGCCACTAAACTGCAACATATTGACAAGATGAGTATTGAAGAGATGTGGATCCTAAGATGGATGTTCGGGGAATAGATGATTAGAAGAGATTAAACAGAACCATACCAACCAAACGGTGCAAGTAGCAAACATTGGGGCTAAAAGGAGAGAAAGTCACTTGAGATAATCTGGTCATATCATGTGTCAACCTCAGATGCACCGGTATTTAGGTGTAAAACCATGGTGAATAAAGGTGCTAATGAAGAACGAGATAGACCTACAATTTCTTGGAATCCATTCAAACTTAGCTAAAGATAATGcacaatgaaagaaaaaatctaTACAGGTAATATATACACTAATTAGGAATATGGTCATGTTAGTATGTTTAGTCTGACCCGATGCTTTGCCAatgattacttttttttttttgatgacaagggaaacccgcagtggctaccctttgggtgcgcataAGGTAAaaaccccgctcctatgcaatagttcgcaaaccacataggaaaGGTAACCCGCATTAGGTAAACCCGATGCGACGAGCTCGATCCAGAAGataaaccccttgctttcgaacttgagacctccaacatggaagtctcaagcccaaaccactgggctaCCCCGAAGGGTTGCCAAGGAGTACTTTAGCCTTAATAAAAGATTTATAAGCTAGTAAAAATATAGAAGACTTCTAATACTAGGTTTTACTTTATgtatatttaactttttttacttttatttctaCTTGGTACGATTATGGCATGAGATAaatttaaatagagaaacatggtcggtgaggattcatataggtGACTTCAACTTATTTAGGACTATGgcattgttgttgttattgttgtagaGCTTATAAAGAAAATGCTCAAATTAAGATATACCCCTGTAACCCTTCGAGGTGGCCACTTCCATGTTGGAATGTTGGaagtctcaagttcaaaacccCTTGCCAGCAAAAGCaagggtttgccttctgggtcgagttCGTCGCACTGGGCTTGCCCAGTGCGAGTTACCTCTCCTGTGTGGTTTGTGAACTATTGCATAGGAGTGGGCGGGGAGTTTCCCTTGTCAAAAAAAATGATACCCCCATAATCACCTCAAAAAAATTCCTAAATCTTTAGCCTCACATTGTTCATGCTACAGAAATGCAAGTCCAAATCCAAACCATTGTTGAATGTATCAAGAATTTATCAGAACTCAAATGTTTGTCCTACCTGCAACTTTTATAAGTAACTGTAAGTTCTATATACTGTGTCATAAAGATGCAAAACTGTCATTTATTTACGCACTGTACAGTAGCAACAAATCTCTGGAATATGTTTTATTCTGTTTTTTGGAAATGGCATTACAGCATGCCATATATCATGAAGGAAACTATAGAGAGTTGGAGCAGCGAGAAAGTTGACAGCACCATACAGCATCTGGAAGATGATGCCTGCTCATATTTTTGGGAGCATATGGATTGAAAGGAATAGAAGATGTTTTGATGGAATGAAAGGCTAAATGCGGCCAATGCATCCCCTTGTTAGCTCCCTGGTCATGAgacatcttcttttttttttttcctaaaaggagCTAACAggttttcttttgcttttgcttCTATATTTTGTGACTATtatgcatcttcttgatgcctcTAATGAAGCCAattacttcatcaaaaatatTTCCACCTTCCGAGGTCTGCTAGTAAATACAGAAGATCTAACTAAAACCACATCAGCATACAATGGGAGCACTATATCTTTCCTGTAAAGGGAGAAAGGACGCTAAAATCACAGATGCACTCAACTCTGAAAATCCAAGTCTACATTACCAACTAAGAAATACAAATGTGATTACCAGCTACAAGAGACTGAAAGAATTTTTCAGTTACATAATCCTCCTCATTAGAATTCTCAAAAGCCAAGCTAAACTTGTAGCGCTTCAGTGCTTCCACTTTGTCAACTGCCATCAGATTGAGAACAGAGACCACAAGTTAGATTTAATTggatttccttttcctttttgacAAGTAACAATAAAGATTTAATTGGATAAGTTAGATTTAATTggatttccttttcctttttgacAAGTAACAATAAAGATTTAATTGGATATCAGTGCAAACCTAAACCAAATGCATGTAAAGAAGAACAGAAAATACCCCACATCCACATAGATGATTTATCCACAACACCTTTTCTCGGTATACTTTTGTTTCAACAAATCTCAATATAATTTCCTCAGAATgaaattcaacaatttaaatACTGTATCCCAACTTATTTCAACTCAAACTTTAATCAAGAACAAGAGCAAAATAGCCCATTGACATGGCAAAATCACTGGACTAGCATAAACTCTAATCACACACCTACACCAATAATATAAAGACAACATGCATGCATACTTACATTATTAGCCAGgagaaaaaacataaagttCGCATTGGTAGAAAAACCCTGTCTTCTGAAGGAATGTGGTGACACCGAGGAAGAGTCAATCAAAATCCATAATATTATCCCAAGGACAAGAATTAGCTCCACAGTGGTActattttacttaaaaaatgCCATCcatattttatcctttttcttCAGAAGTTGGATAATTGAAGTATACTAACCTCTTTCAGCTTTGTTATGATGACAACTTCCATAAGAATCAATTCTGATATTTTCCCTTTCAAGGGCTTCTAAAGCTTGCAAACGGAAGTTCCGAGCACCACAATTAGAAATGAAAGCCGCTGCCAAGGCATTCTCTGTTTTAGGTTGTACTGGAGCCATGATATCATATTCAGCCCAAGAGAAGTACCCAACAGGAACATCTGAAGAGAGGCTTGTTGTCATTACAACATCATATCCCCTTCTGTATGTgagtgaaaaaaatgaaataggtCAGCAAAATGATGCAAATTTTAAAACTCAACCACACTAGGATCCTTGAGAACTTTGGCTGCATAGACTGACTTTGTGATTCGATATAAAGAAGAAGCACTAACCAAGGCAATTTCAGAATCCGTCATGGCAGGTAGCATTGGTTTAAGTACCATGTTTATAATGCTAAGCCAATTTTTAAGCAAGGCTATAGAAAAATCTCAACTACAACATAATCAAAAGATCTTTTGGTAGATAAATTAACTTTGTGATCAAACTTATGATAGATTCTGCTGGCATAGCTTTAAGTATCTGGTGGTGCTCAATTAGCTCTGCAACTTTTAagtaatttctttttgtttaatatgTATGGTTGCACATAAACTTATGGTTCGGTAAAGGCTTAAGTCATACACCACCAGTTAAAGTTAGCCATAGCATTCACTTAAGACACCCAACCCAACCTTATACCTGTTGAACACCTTAACTATTCAAAAGGTGTTCCTATTAGACACTGAAAATGAGTTCTGATCAGGTTCATAATACCTACTTACCTAGCTGTGAGTTGTAAGCCCCCTTAAACTCATCCGGCATACCGAAAGACCTCAAGAGtatacaaattataattatcATCTTAGATACCCTTAATAAagtaaacaaaaagaaaagaacttctTTGTAAGTAAAATAGGAAGAGCTTGACTTATACCACTCAGAAACTAAGTTCTCCCCTCATCCTCAAAATGCCCATACAGAAAAGCCAAGTTCTTATTCTTTTTGCCCTAAAGGAATGAAGAAAACCAGCACTATCCACTCACAAAATCACATTGAACAAAGAATACAGCAAATGCAGAGCCAATCTGAGTCTGAATTATTTTCTACAGGGAATAAATTTTTGCCTAACGAAGCATGCATTCATGTTATCAGTTTTTAAACATCTTGCCTATGGCAAAATTTTGGACAAAGGATCTATAGCTGCCAATGTGCTTATAATGCAAAAGCTGTCTAAATCTAATAACAATGCATAACACACTAAAGAATAATGTGATGAAAAATGTTACTtagaaaaattgaaagacaGTTGTCC belongs to Solanum stenotomum isolate F172 chromosome 1, ASM1918654v1, whole genome shotgun sequence and includes:
- the LOC125844254 gene encoding glycoprotein 3-alpha-L-fucosyltransferase A-like, whose translation is MATGIPIQRFPWADEAPSSIGSSSISNVPNKKWRNWLPLFVAFVFIAEISFLSKIDMAEKANLVNSWADSFYQFTTSSRSTTELAVDEAELGVLVSEVDQGLVPGGCEEWLEREDSVAFSRDFDKEPILVHGREQTFNSCPVGCKFGTNFDKKSDAAFRLPRQAGIASVLQSMESAQYYAENNITLARRRGYDVVMTTSLSSDVPVGYFSWAEYDIMAPVQPKTENALAAAFISNCGARNFRLQALEALERENIRIDSYGSCHHNKAERVDKVEALKRYKFSLAFENSNEEDYVTEKFFQSLVAGSIPVVVGAPNIQDFAPSPTSVLHIKDLKDAVSVAKTMKYLAENPVAYNESLRWKFEGPSDAFKALVDMAAVHSSCRLCIFLATRIREKEERSPKFMKRPCKCTRGTETVYHVYVRERGRFEMDSIFLRSNDLSLQAFESAVLAKFKSVKHVPVWKEERPQVLRGGDELKLHKVYPVGLTQRQALYSFRFNGDTEFKNYIESHPCARFEAIFV